The Panicum hallii strain FIL2 chromosome 9, PHallii_v3.1, whole genome shotgun sequence genome has a window encoding:
- the LOC112872550 gene encoding probable nucleolar protein 5-2 isoform X2, which translates to MLVLFETPAGFALFKVLDEGKLDKDLWKEFTTSDSARRVVELKAFNKFENTSDALSAATLIIDSKPSKGVRKFLQKHCEGETLAVADSKLGNAIKEKLKIDCIHNSAVMELMRGLRNQLTELITGLGAQDLGPMSLGLSHSLSRYKLKFSHEKLSLMPLLFRFC; encoded by the exons ATGTTGGTGCTGTTCGAGACCCCCGCGGGGTTCGCCCTCTTCAAGGTGCTCGACGAGGGGAAGCTGGACAAG GATCTATGGAAGGAGTTCACAACATCGGACTCGGCGAGAAGG GTGGTTGAGCTGAAGGCTTTCAACAAGTTTGAGAACACATCTGACGCTCTCTCTGCCGCAACCCTGATTATTGATAGCAAGCCTAGCAAGGGTGTACGCAAGTTCTTGCAGAAGCACTGTGAGGGTGAAACATTAGCTGTTGCTGATTCTAAGCTTGGAAATGCTATAAAGGAAAAGCTG AAAATTGACTGCATTCACAACAGTGCTGTGATGGAGCTGATGAGAGGGCTGAGAAATCAGCTCACTGAGCTTATAACTGGGTTGGGTGCACAAGACCTTGGTCCGATGAGCTTGGGACTGTCCCACAGCCTGTCTAGGTATAAGCTCAAGTTCAGTCATGAGAAGCTGAGTCTGATGCCATTGCTATTTCGTTTTTGCTAA
- the LOC112872550 gene encoding probable nucleolar protein 5-2 isoform X1, which translates to MLVLFETPAGFALFKVLDEGKLDKVEDLWKEFTTSDSARRVVELKAFNKFENTSDALSAATLIIDSKPSKGVRKFLQKHCEGETLAVADSKLGNAIKEKLKIDCIHNSAVMELMRGLRNQLTELITGLGAQDLGPMSLGLSHSLSRYKLKFSHEKLSLMPLLFRFC; encoded by the exons ATGTTGGTGCTGTTCGAGACCCCCGCGGGGTTCGCCCTCTTCAAGGTGCTCGACGAGGGGAAGCTGGACAAGGTCGAG GATCTATGGAAGGAGTTCACAACATCGGACTCGGCGAGAAGG GTGGTTGAGCTGAAGGCTTTCAACAAGTTTGAGAACACATCTGACGCTCTCTCTGCCGCAACCCTGATTATTGATAGCAAGCCTAGCAAGGGTGTACGCAAGTTCTTGCAGAAGCACTGTGAGGGTGAAACATTAGCTGTTGCTGATTCTAAGCTTGGAAATGCTATAAAGGAAAAGCTG AAAATTGACTGCATTCACAACAGTGCTGTGATGGAGCTGATGAGAGGGCTGAGAAATCAGCTCACTGAGCTTATAACTGGGTTGGGTGCACAAGACCTTGGTCCGATGAGCTTGGGACTGTCCCACAGCCTGTCTAGGTATAAGCTCAAGTTCAGTCATGAGAAGCTGAGTCTGATGCCATTGCTATTTCGTTTTTGCTAA